CTGCCAGAGCATCTTCGTTATCAGATACCAGTGCATGAGATTTGGATTCGCGAAGATGTCTATGTTGATGAGAAACGTCGTGAAGAAATCCTTGAACATGAAAAATATGAATTAGCATTGATGGAGACCAGGGGATGTACCTACAAAGAGGCGCATGCTCGTGCTGAAATTCATGAAAAAATATATCGACTTCAAGAGGAGCTTGAAAAAGCTGAGAAAAGTTTGAATGCAGAGCCGTTTGAACCGATTAAACTCGTTGATCCTACACCACAGTCAAAAATTAAAGATATCAAGGAACAAATCAAAAAGTCTGGCGAATCTTCAACCTCTACCGATACTACGAGCGCATCGTCGCAGGAGAAAAAAGAAGAACCAAAAAAACAGGAAGGAATCACCAAATAAAAATTCTCTCAATATCGAGGCATGGTATTTTGTTTCGTATCTGTTCGAAAATCTTCCAAATATTCGAAAATCCTCCAATAATCTATTAATACAGAGCATTGGCATAAATATACTTGAAAATAAGACGAACGAATCATTTTTGTTCATCTTATTTTCCCCCTATCTTGTGAGTTTTTTTTATAGAAGCTTTTTTGTAGCGTAATCTGATTCATACTTATGTGTTATATCAATCATGATACTGATGTTGTTAGGGGATGAGTACTGTATGCAGATTGAACCACCTCAGGATATACCATGTTCAAAAAAAGGATCTGGAATGCTCGTTGGTTGGCATGATCCTGACGAAAATAGGGCGTGGATACTCCAACATAAATCACGGGTGATGTCTGATAAAACAATGACTGCACGAGAAGCAGTACAAAAATTTGTTTCAGACGGTTGCTTGATTGCATCAGGTGGTTTTGGTCATGTTCGAGTTTCAATGAGTATTGTTTATGAGATTATTCGGCAAAGAAAGCAGAACTTGGTAATGGCCGGTAAAACTGCAGTTCACGATCTCGATATTCTTGTTGGAGCTGGCTGTGTGAACCATGTTGAAGTAGCATACGCGTTTGGGCATGAGCTTCGGGGTCTTTCACCGGCATCGAGACGATCGGTTGAATCTGGGAGATGTACTGTTGTTGGTGAAATTAGCAATGCAGCGTATCAATGGCGTTTTCTTGCAGCGATGATGGGAGTTCCTTTTATGCCAACACGGGTGATGTTGGGAACAGATACATTCAATACAAGCTCATCCCAGATCATGCATGACCCCTGGAGTGGGAAACCTATTTGCCTTGTTCCAGCATGTTATCCTGACGTATGTTTCATCCATGTACCACGATGTGATATCTATGGGAATGCACAGATCGATGGTATTTCAGTTGAAGATTATGAGCTTGCGCGTGCATCACGACGATTGATTATTACCACGGAACAACTAGTTGATACAAAGAAAATACGGCAGAAACCATGGCAGACCGTCATTCCGTTCTATCTGGTTGACGCGGTGGTACAGGAACCGTTTGGTGCTCATCCATGTCAGATGCCGTATCAGTATTTCTTTGATGAGGCACATATCGGTGAATGGTTACACTGTTCAAAAACTGATGATGGTGTTCAACGCTACCTCGAACAGTATGTTTTCGGTGTTGATACGTTTCAGGAGTATCTGAAAAAAGTTGGCGGGAGAGAAAGACTAGCATTGTTGCAACGTATTGAACAGATGAAAGAACCGATGCAGGCACCATGGTTGAAAGCAAAAAATGAAAAAGCAGCCGCTGAAAACTATTCTGCGACCGAGCTACTTGCCTGTGTCGCTGCTCGACTACTTGAGGATAACAAATCAGTGTTTGTCGGAACAGGACTTCCTATGGTTGCAGCTATGCTTGCTCAGAAAATGCACGCCCCTCATCTCTTGTTATTTTTTGAAGCAGGAGGTATCGGCCCACAGATACCTGTGCTCCCGATCTCTGTAGGTGATTCACGAACGTTTTATCATGCGGTAGCAGCATCCAGCATGCATGATGCTATGGCGATGGCGCAAGCAGGATACATTGATTATGGTTTTCTTGGAGGAGCACAGATTGATCAATACGGAAACCTGAATACAACGGTTATTGGACCGTATGATCATCCGACGGCTCGTCTGCCCGGAAGTGGTGGTGCTAATGATGTTGGATCGTTATGTCACAAAACTATTATTATCATGCGACAAGATAGACATCGATTCGTTCGACAGCTTGATTTTCTCACAACACCAGGGTATTTAACCGGTGGTACTGCTCGTGAAGACAACGGTCTGCCGCAGGGGAGTGGGCCGTATCGAGTGATCACGCAACTGGGAGTGTATGGGTTTGATTCTGATTCGAAAAAAATGATGTTGCTTGCGGTGCATCCTGGCAGTAGTGTTGAGCTGATTCAGCAGAACAGTAGTTTTGATATTTTGATTCCTGGGAACGTTGGAGTTACTAAGCCGCCATCATCTCGAGAACTCAGGTTGTTAAGAAAAATTGATCCTTTAGGTATTGTGTTCGGGAAATAGGTCAGTAGAACAAGTGTATGGTTTTGGTGTTGAGTTATCTTTCCGCTGAGTTGCCTGTTTGTTGCGCGTTTGCTGCAATTTATTTTTTTGTGTTTTTGTATTGTAGTTTAGATGATGGTTCTTGGTGAAGCTTGTGAGGTTATTTTCAGTTAAAATTTGCTGGTTTGAATATCTACAAAGTTCATAAAAAATAATTTTATTTAAATATTAATTTTATTTAGAAATAATTTATTTTTATATGTATTATTGTGGTACGATACAGAAGTATATATAACTATTATGGTATAATTATTTAATAAATTACCATTATTTATAAATAAAAATTTTAATAAAACGAAAAGTATAAATACCTTTGAAGCTCAATACATACCTCATAAAAAAAATTGGAAAAAAGGACAACCTTCATTGTATGGAGGGTCATAGATATGAAAGCAAACCAATTTGTAAAAAACCAAGAGGCTGATGTTCTCGGACTACCAATGTATCTAATTATCGTCATGATTGTGGCAGTTGCAGTGATCGCTGCAGTTATTTATATGATACCACAAGGAAAAAAAACGATTATAGCAACTGTTGATCCAAATGATGCTCTTCTTTCTTCAACTGCTTTTACTTGGGATTCTGCAAATAATTATTGGAAAACTACAACGGCCACAGTAATAGATGTACTTGTTACCACAAATGATGATTCACGCAAACCAATTGCTAATGCTAATGTTATTATGACTGGTGGTGGAACTGTCCAAAATGGAAGAACCGATTCCACCGGAAAAGCAACACTTACATTCCCTGCTGGTGCCATAATTGTACAAGCTAACGTTCGAGAATCTTATTTAAAATTATCAGTAAATGCTCAAGGATTTGAAAACTACGAAGATGCACAAGCTGTGTTATTATATACTGGGTAAAATTGTAAAGTTTGATAACTAAGAGATCCTTCTCTTATTGTTTCCTATAATGAATTATCAGTAATATTTAAAGAGTTGATTTATGCTTGCTGATCATTTCAAACCAAAAACCAATGCAAAAAAGAAACAAAAAGCTGAGGAAAACGAATTTGAAGAAAACCTCGAATCAATGAAAACATGGGTACGAAAAATCGAACAAAGCACCCAAAGTATCAGCTCACGACTCGCAGCAATCGAACGGCGTATATCAGGACGACCAGCTGATACACAATCAATCCTTTCCAATGATGCAACTCAAGGACCAATTCAGCGTATCTTCGCAGAACTCAAAGACGTAAAAAAGAAAAAAAATCCAGATGAAATCATCCATGTTTTAGACGTGGAGTTTTCATACATCCAAGAAGAAATCATCAAACACCGAGAAGAACTCGACGTACTCAAAGAACAACTCAGATCAATCACAGATTCATTATCACAGATCAAAGAGAATCTTGATGCACTTCAGACAACGCACATACAACTTGTTCATGATTTGACCAAGCGTCTTGAAATCATGGAACGTCGTGCACCACCAGTTATGAAACTTGGCTCAAAAGAGATACCAATTGAAATGACCGGGTTGATCGGTGGTATCCTCATGCTTGCAATAACGTTGATTGTTGTTGCGGGGCAAAAGGATATTTTAATTTCACCGGTGTTTCTTTTTTCGATTAGTTTAATTCTCTTGGGTTCAACAGCATTAAAAACTATGAAATTCAGTAACTCAACGATTCACGGTTTCCTATCAAGTAAAACAAAGACCTCTGCTGTCGTAGCGAAAAATAACGATACCTACAAGTAACCAAGAAAAAAAGGTTTGCTGGTACTATGGCGAGGGGGGTTTTCGAATAATCTTGATCATATCTGATTGGGAGAATGTATCAAAACAGGGGGCTTTAACCTGAACATCAAGATACCCTTCATAGACTCCAGGTTCAAGCCAAATATTGTCAATCGTCAGCGTGATTTTTCCATTGGTACCAGTTTCACCGTTGATGACGCTATGGAGACCTTTGATGATCACCGATGCACCAGTAATCGGACGGCCAGAACTCTCAGTAACGGTAACTGTAAAAAGAAAACTTTCAGGTCCTGCATCAGTCGTTGTAAATTGAGCAGCCATGGGAGTAACACTAACGACCATCTTCTTTGGGAACAAACACGGATTCAGGATAAAGCCAAGGATCGCAGTAAGCGCTACAGCACCGATAATCAGTGCAACGGTCAGCCGCATCGGAAGGTCAAGCACAGCAGTACAGTTCCCTCTGAAACTTCGCATACTCTGGCATCACGTCAAACCTATATAACCATTCCCCAAAGACCTACGAAAAGAATCAGCGTATGTTATCGGACTTTTACAGGCGATAGTAACGCTGTTCTCGGTATGCCGATGTATCTCACTGTTGCGCTTATCGTCGCAGCGGTCATCATCGCAACATTTACGATTGGTATCTATAATATGATTACCACAAGTCAAGCACATGCTATAGAATATGAACTATCAAAAATCGTTGCAGAAGCAGAACACATGTATCAGTATGCCGATGAAGGAAGCATGGTAACCGTTGATGTGACATTTCCCGCTACTCTGAAATATGCTGTGTTTGGGAGTACGCCATTGCCCGGAGGCCAAGAACCGACAAACCGTCAATTGAATCCAGCGACGGCAAACAATTACTATTATGTTCTCTCTGATGGAACGGTGTCTCCATTTCATTCACCGGTATGTTTTTCATCAGAAGATCCGACAAAATTTGCAGTTGTCTATGCGGGGAACTATAGAATGTGTCTTGAATTGAAAAAAATCGGAGCGGTGAGTTATGTCAGCATTTATCCGCAATAATCATGGTGTCATGGATTTAACCCTCACGACAATTGGTCTGATGATTGCAGTTGCAATTTTGCTGACCGCTGTGGTAACGTTTCTTTCTCATAATGATACCCAGCGGCGGATGGAATTAGAAAATGTTGCATCTCACATTGTAACTCTTGTGCAGGCAATGGATGCAAAATTTCTGGAAAATACCACGATCTATGTATTACCGGATCTTGGATATGAGTACACAGTGTCGATTTCTACTGAATACGTAACCGTATCTGCTAAAGGATTTTACAACAACGAACTTTCGGTTAAAGAACGGTTCATCGTTAAACCTTGGGTGCAGGATTCATCTGAATCAACTCTCTGGATTGGAAATACCATCCATGCTTTTTTAGAAGCTAATCCAACGTATGCCCATGCTGCAACTAGGGATGATCCGATTCAGCGGCAAAACATCTGGACTGCATTACGTACCGATCTTCAAAATCAACAAATGAACAATCGACAGCGACGGGCAGAACAACCATTACTTCTGACACCAGGTACGCCAGTGATTATCGATAAAACGATTTTACATTTTAATCAACCCGAAGAATATCAGGTATGTAGGTTTGGAAAGGAATATACTAATTTTTCAGGAGAGGTTGAAATAATCGATGGAACAATTGTTCGGTTAAGCAGTTTTATAGGGGATGGTAAAGTTACCTATTCATTTAGCATACCGTATTCTTGTAGTGATATACAACAAGTAGCTGTGAGTATTTTATATAAGGCAGATGGCCTGATGGATCCCGGCCCGAAACTTACCATTAAAAATTGGATTCAACCATCAAATTTTATTGTCGATGGTCTTGGTTTCAGTGCAGAGTATATTTGGTTTAATAGAACACTTACAGAACCTGAGAAATATGTACATCATACGTCAGGTGAAATGAGAATTTCATTAGAAATTACAGGTTTATTCGGAGGAATAATTTCTGATGTAAAAATACAGCGCGTATGCGTAAAAGCAACACCAACAGTTACCAGCTGTTCAGATACACAGGAATTTGTTTTTCTCTATCAACACCCTTGAAAAAGTATGCTTTTTCCCTTTGTGATCGATCATATGAAACTTTGAAAACGTACGGAGGTCTCAGAGAGGATTTCTGATCGTACTCTACGACGAGAACAAAATCCTTCTTCAATTAATTTTTTTGAACTCAGGTTTGGATTAAGCTACTGGTCGGACAATCGATGAGAACAACATCTGACCGATAATCACCGTCATTGTTAGAACGATCACGGCAGTCGGCATCGTCTGGCCCAGGGAATACATAAAAGCGGGTTTATCGTCACCTTCATCAATTCCGTTGGTAAAACGAGTTAGCAGAAATACAAGTTCAATAATATAAATTCCAACGACGAGAACGAAAAATTCAGGGCGCACATTCTCCAAGGTAAACGACTCAGAAACCGTTGACAACACTGATCCACCGGTATCAAACGTATCTGAGGGTATTTTTCCCGCCATTGATGCGATAATATTCGTAATAAGTTTGGTAATCGCAAGAGTAACTCCGGCAATTAACGGGGCAAACAATGCAGCAGTACTCCGCAACGTCGACGTCAATGCATACAGCGATTCTCGGATTTTCTTTTCAACTTCTTGGAGTTCTTTTAAATGATCAGCAATTTTAATTAATGAGATACTGACAGCACGTTGACTTTTCTGAATTCCTTCAACAAATAAGCGCATTATTGCTTTCACTCGATCTGAATATACGTGTTTCAACGAGCCGTACTCAGGACTAAATAATGCATCACGGACATTCGTATGCATCGCTGTGAGATTATATCCGGTTTGACTGAACACTTGAGCTATCTTTGCTCCACTCATTGTATGCGCAGTATAGACAAAGCTTTCTTCAGGGCTTTTCTCTTCAGCAATTCGCTTTCCAAGGATGTACAATGCATCACCAAATTCACGTTCAATCTGTTTGATATCATCTCGAACTTTTTTATAGGGTCGATAAACACTCAAACAATAGGATGTGACGAATGCCGCGATCCCCCAGATGAAAAATAAGGTTACCGGAAAAATCGTATTGAGTCCGTCTGGGCTGACAATATATGAAAGGAGTGGAGGTAATGACCCGGTGTCAGTAAAAAACACAGGAAGAAGAATAAAAATAACCCCGGGAATAGAAACACCGCAACCAATCCCAAGTGAGAGAAGCAAACGTCGTTTCTTATTAATAAAAATCAGCTCAGGATGATAGGATGGTATCTGTGGTGGATTAAATGTTGCAGGGCGAGATAGAAGCACTTTTCGTGTATAAAAGAAGATAATCAACGGAAGGAGTATATCATACATGATAAAAACTTGGAAAATCGTAATTTTTAAACCGATGAGGCCAGCTGCCGGGAGCATAGCAACTAATGACAACGGTATCATAATACCAATTGAGTAAATAACCATGGTTGGTTGATGGAGTTTACTTGCAAACTGATTCATCATATCACGCGTGCCATCAAGTGCAACATCAAGTGATCGATTCAACGTAATAACTCGAGAGGTTTCATCCCGTTCCTGAATAGAACTCCGAATTAGATGTAAGGATCGTTTGAAATATTCACTCCAACGACCCCAGAGACTTGCAAAATTTGTCAAAGCATCATCAATTCCATGATACACTCGTATCTCCATATCCCAAAGCATCTTGCGTAAATCCTGCGCAAGTGATGTTGATGATTCAGATGCGGCAAACTTAACACTATTTTCAAGATTTGGCACAAGTTTCAAATACATAACAAGATAACTTAAAATCTCAGGGATGTCTCCCAGTGAATGAATCTTCATGTACTGTGCATAGGTTTTTGGATACGAAGCAATCATATTCATCAGAACGACTGGTAAAAAAATCGTAACCACTCCCAATAATAAAAGGGTTATAGGATCAATCATAGTGATATCAAAACCATAGGAGATCACTACAGCAAAATCAAGAAAAAACATCCCAATAAAACTCAGCAACGCCACCATATATGCAAGGCTCAGCACACTCCGAGGTTCCACCTGCAGACCCGTGAAACTAAGCGTCTCCATATATTCCTGGGAAAAATATTTTTTTATCTTCTTTTGTGTAGCCTTCGTATCAGGGGCAAGAAACGAACAATATTTCTGGGCAAAGAAACATGCTCGAACAAACCAATGCTCCTCAGTCATACGTATCGATCAACCAATATATCGTTGAAACCAGGTATTCCATTTTTTATGAACTTCAGCATAATCAACCGAACTGTTTTTTTGTTTTCCTTCTTCGATAAACATCCAGAACGCATTGTTTGCATCACGAACCGATGCTGCTTCTAAAAGATCAAGTCGATTACGGGAAACTGCAGTATCAACCAATGTTTTCTTGATATCAGTTCGAAGTTTAATATTCTGTAATGCTTTTTCAACACTGATGCCCCATTTCTTTGCAATTCCTCCGAGTAACTCAGATTGACCCATATCAAGGATATCGGTTGCACCAAGTCGATCAGTCGCAGTATTGTACACCATGAGATCTCGGAACACCTTATCTGGATCAGGATTTGTCGTCCATCCGGTTTTCTGTATCTCAGAGATTTGGATCACCCGACGTTTCCGTTCGATACCACCTTCTGCTCGAATCGGAGCAGCAATGATAACTCCATCAACTGCTTTAAATGAAGTTGCTGGTACTCCAATATCATAGACAACACGTTCATAGACATCACGGGTGGTTGATCCATGAATCGTCCCCATAATTAGGTTCCCAGCAGCACCGACTCGCATTGCTTCAAATAATACTTTTGCTTCAACGCCACGGACCTCGCCAAGGATGAGAACCGATTCGCCGAGACGGAGTGCTGTTCGTAACGCATCGGTTGGATCAACTTCACTGGATGCAGAACCAGAGCTAATCGACCGAGTGATCAGTGACTGGATTTTATAGCCACATTGCTGTAACTGTTCAACGGGAATTTCTGCGGTATCTTCAATGGTTAAAATCCGGAAACGCTGAGGAATTTCAAGCATCATTGCTCCAAGTAATGATGTTTTTCCTGATCCTCGGCTCCCAGCAACAAGCAATGATGCTTGGCCATCAACAAGAAAACTGAGAAGTCCTGCTGTCTCAGGAGAAATCATATGGTTTGCAATGAAATGAGCAAGCGTCCATGGTTTCTGTCGATGCCTGCGTAAAGCAAATGCAATTCCTTTCGGCGTGAGTGGGTTTGATATTGCAGCGACCCGAGTGTGATATTTACTCAGATCCATATCAAGAACAGGTGCTGCCTCTGAAAATGCTCGGCCACTTAACGTTCGAAATCGAGATGCTAATGCATCGATATCAGCATCTGAAAGAAAAATATTCGATGTGTACTCTTCGCCATCAACCACAATATGTAACGCATTATTTGATACCGGTGCATTCACATAGATATCTTGAATGCGAACATCTGACAGCAGATCTTCTAAGATACCAAATCCTGCGGTGTATCGTGCAAAAATATCTGCGAGATAATCAATACGTTCTGCAGTAAGGTTCAACG
The Candidatus Thermoplasmatota archaeon DNA segment above includes these coding regions:
- a CDS encoding CoA-transferase; its protein translation is MQIEPPQDIPCSKKGSGMLVGWHDPDENRAWILQHKSRVMSDKTMTAREAVQKFVSDGCLIASGGFGHVRVSMSIVYEIIRQRKQNLVMAGKTAVHDLDILVGAGCVNHVEVAYAFGHELRGLSPASRRSVESGRCTVVGEISNAAYQWRFLAAMMGVPFMPTRVMLGTDTFNTSSSQIMHDPWSGKPICLVPACYPDVCFIHVPRCDIYGNAQIDGISVEDYELARASRRLIITTEQLVDTKKIRQKPWQTVIPFYLVDAVVQEPFGAHPCQMPYQYFFDEAHIGEWLHCSKTDDGVQRYLEQYVFGVDTFQEYLKKVGGRERLALLQRIEQMKEPMQAPWLKAKNEKAAAENYSATELLACVAARLLEDNKSVFVGTGLPMVAAMLAQKMHAPHLLLFFEAGGIGPQIPVLPISVGDSRTFYHAVAASSMHDAMAMAQAGYIDYGFLGGAQIDQYGNLNTTVIGPYDHPTARLPGSGGANDVGSLCHKTIIIMRQDRHRFVRQLDFLTTPGYLTGGTAREDNGLPQGSGPYRVITQLGVYGFDSDSKKMMLLAVHPGSSVELIQQNSSFDILIPGNVGVTKPPSSRELRLLRKIDPLGIVFGK
- a CDS encoding carboxypeptidase-like regulatory domain-containing protein, whose amino-acid sequence is MRSFRGNCTAVLDLPMRLTVALIIGAVALTAILGFILNPCLFPKKMVVSVTPMAAQFTTTDAGPESFLFTVTVTESSGRPITGASVIIKGLHSVINGETGTNGKITLTIDNIWLEPGVYEGYLDVQVKAPCFDTFSQSDMIKIIRKPPSP
- a CDS encoding type II/IV secretion system ATPase subunit; protein product: MDKRCQYTTHRKADSKTIIINCRNCTIGNSTFSDKNCRYNILKLLQQEHGTNQIILNHAFVKVFSNNDLKLIQQLSKFITSLESYEHVAYPQKNLQNCPKCIEKRRTMIHSLYELAQSDPVLAYMKLFELHLQPSQTAPECSHCEDEFKKIIQEIIKKADFSTILTNLSVKSDAFYTTYIRPYVRPGFIDSYIQLEPPADAVFLESYEVRRHEGRPINVTLYLLRSRPEKLYFVVPSEYDLQREELLMLERVREHLSRHRPKDASFMDAESAREYFQHFGRQVISQFAKTSPLNLTAERIDYLADIFARYTAGFGILEDLLSDVRIQDIYVNAPVSNNALHIVVDGEEYTSNIFLSDADIDALASRFRTLSGRAFSEAAPVLDMDLSKYHTRVAAISNPLTPKGIAFALRRHRQKPWTLAHFIANHMISPETAGLLSFLVDGQASLLVAGSRGSGKTSLLGAMMLEIPQRFRILTIEDTAEIPVEQLQQCGYKIQSLITRSISSGSASSEVDPTDALRTALRLGESVLILGEVRGVEAKVLFEAMRVGAAGNLIMGTIHGSTTRDVYERVVYDIGVPATSFKAVDGVIIAAPIRAEGGIERKRRVIQISEIQKTGWTTNPDPDKVFRDLMVYNTATDRLGATDILDMGQSELLGGIAKKWGISVEKALQNIKLRTDIKKTLVDTAVSRNRLDLLEAASVRDANNAFWMFIEEGKQKNSSVDYAEVHKKWNTWFQRYIG